A single window of Caldicellulosiruptor bescii DSM 6725 DNA harbors:
- a CDS encoding ParM/StbA family protein, whose amino-acid sequence MKCAVDVGFGFTKAVNEKGKEVIFPSAVAKTFLTDIGLKPTSEYFITYMNQTYAVGKAATHCMITETSFSDDRFVSEFSKLLILTALMALDSDREIELGLGLPLMLYPKLKEKVRDYFEFAEEIIVDSNNVAHTYHITRCEVFPQGVGALFSIDSNIEKGIYCVLDIGFRTTDVIVVEVNENNINPLLELCFTLDKGMSMAIEKLSIILERKYGVSYDTNLLLDIHERSQISVRGRKINIEEQKKEVFNTIANDIVQSISRKLQRGFDTFDGVFVAGGGAFNIAAVLQKEFENVQVINNAQFANAKGFLNLLSILDE is encoded by the coding sequence ATGAAATGTGCCGTTGATGTTGGGTTTGGTTTTACAAAGGCAGTAAATGAAAAAGGAAAAGAAGTGATTTTCCCATCCGCAGTAGCAAAAACTTTTCTAACCGATATAGGACTTAAACCAACCAGTGAATACTTCATAACTTATATGAACCAGACTTACGCAGTAGGAAAAGCAGCTACTCATTGCATGATAACAGAAACAAGTTTCTCAGACGACAGATTTGTATCAGAGTTTTCCAAGTTACTCATTCTAACAGCACTTATGGCTCTTGATAGCGACAGAGAAATCGAACTTGGTCTTGGTCTGCCACTTATGTTATACCCAAAACTTAAAGAGAAAGTCAGAGACTATTTTGAGTTCGCAGAAGAGATAATTGTTGACAGCAACAACGTGGCACACACATACCACATAACAAGGTGCGAAGTTTTTCCACAGGGTGTTGGTGCCTTGTTTTCTATCGACTCTAATATTGAAAAAGGAATTTATTGCGTTCTGGACATAGGTTTTAGAACTACTGATGTCATAGTTGTAGAAGTGAATGAAAACAACATCAATCCACTTCTCGAACTGTGCTTTACACTTGACAAAGGTATGTCAATGGCTATTGAAAAGCTCAGCATAATCCTCGAACGAAAATATGGAGTCAGTTACGATACAAATCTTCTGCTCGATATTCATGAGCGTTCGCAGATATCCGTACGTGGCAGAAAAATAAACATCGAAGAACAAAAAAAAGAAGTCTTCAACACTATAGCAAATGACATTGTCCAGTCTATTTCAAGAAAATTACAACGTGGCTTTGACACATTTGATGGTGTATTCGTGGCAGGTGGTGGCGCTTTCAATATCGCAGCTGTTCTGCAAAAAGAGTTTGAAAATGTCCAGGTCATCAACAATGCACAGTTCGCAAACGCAAAAGGATTTTTGAATCTGCTCAGTATACTTGATGAGTAA